Genomic DNA from Candidatus Nitronereus thalassa:
ATTTCGATCCATGTCGACTTTGTTTCCGTACTCATTAAGCAACTCTGTGGGGATCAGTTTTAGCGCTATGATCACCAAAGTGGGCACAATAATAAAATCATCGATAAACCCCAACCCAGGGATTGAATCAATAATAAGATCAATGGGCGATAAGGTATATCCAATGGCCATGGCGAGAAACCATTTTGCCAATCTGGGGACACGTCTATCTTTAACGAGGAGTTGATAGACTTTAATTTCACGTTTAAATTTTTTAGCTACCGCCTTCACCCCCTGCCCAAAAGCCATGGCGTCTCCCTCATAAAAGTTTTTCGCATACCCATCGGCGATTTGTTACCCCTGCCTCTATTGCGGGCGTAATCCTCAAGAGCCCTGCGCACACGGCCGAACTTAATAGTCGCAGATCATTTTCTGGAAATGGACCGCGCTCCTTCTTAACAGGCTCGCCGTCCAATCGAAGGAAGGAAATGATGATCCGTCTTCAAACAGCCCGCCAACTGGTTGATCTGGCGAGCGAATACCCGAAATTCCTCCCGTCCGAAGTGCAAAGTAAGAAATCCATATGTGAGGTGCAGGTTGCCACACCCACACACGTTCAATTTGACTGGTCTACTCATTCCCGTTTTCCCTCATGAAACGCTTCCTCCTGTGCATGGGCTTGGCAATATGGGAGAATCGGGTGTGTTGGTGAACTCGGAAAACGTGAGAGGCGCGACAGCTGCTGGCTCATGGTTCATTTCGCAGGCAGGCTGGTGTGTTCCTTCCTGGCAATATTTCAGCATTTCTATCACAACCGCCATCCCACGAACATCCAACCTATGGACCAAGCAATATCGGACGATCCCTTCCGGATCGAACACGAAACTTTGGCATCGGTCTGGAGATTTTTGACCAAATAATCCCAAACGTCGAAAAAGGCGTTTTGAAGGATCGGTAAGAAAGGGAATCCGAAGTTTGCCGATCTTTCGAATGGAGGGGTCATAACATGCATCGGGTTCCCAAAGAAAGCTCAGTAGAACGGCGCCCTGTTCAGCCACGGACTGGCTTTGTTGGTTAAGAAAAACGGCCTTGTCCAACGCCAGTCGTGGCATACAGCATACAACGCTCCATTGGCCAGTGAGTTGGGCAAGATCAAAAACAATTATTTCCCCCTCAACTATGGCCGGAATTCTGATTTGTGGGAGTGTGGAATAACCAATTCGCATGGTAATCACCTCATTCAGTAGGTTAGGGTTTATTCTTGTTGTTAAAGGGGCGGGGGCGCCCCGGAGAATGGAAGGCGCCCCGCCAAGGAGGCGAAGGGTTGAAATTCGCTCCCCTTTTTTCGCATGGGATTTTCGGTTTGCTATCGGGACCATGGGAAAAATCCAAAAAAGGGGTTTTGAAATCAAGCGAATAAAAATGATTCCCAATATCATTTTCATAAAGGTAACAATTTGTTTCTCTCATTGGAATGTCCACCCTCCAGAGAAATTATGCGCAGAGAACGGATTTCAAAAGATTAATTTGGCTCAGGGAAGGAGAGAAGGATGAGGGAAAAATCGTCCACGACTTTCATTCCGAACATCATGCTTGATTCTCCAAAACCGGGTGCGCATAAGTTTGGAAGGGGTCCCTTGCTTCCAGGGTGGCAGGGGGCCACGGCTCCTAGCCGTAGGGGAGTGCTCTTTTGTCCGATGGGTTCCGCAGAGCGGATGAGGAAAATGCCACGGGCTCTGTCCGTGGGAATCCATGCTTACGCTGGTGAACCTGCTCCCTGTATTTCCTGGGAGAGTGGCCGGTCGCTTTCTTAAAAAAATGACTGAAGGCGAATTGGTCCTGAAATCCAAGACGTTCCGCGATATCCGCTATGGGGGCGAATCCTTCCTCCAAGAGGACTTTGGCCTTTTCCAATCGATGTCGTTTCAAGTAGCTGGAAAACGCTTCTCCCATTTTCACCTGAAAGAGTTCTGAGCAATACTTTTCTGAGTAGCCGAGAAATTTAGATAATTCCTTCAACGTGAGTCCCTTGTGCAAATTGGTGCTGATGAAGACTTCAATTTGTTGAGCCAAGTCGGGGGTAGGGCGGGGCGGGCCCTCCATCTGTCGGAGACATTCATTAAAAACGTGAGGAGCAAGGTGCTTGAGCTTTTGCTCCATTCCAACCTGCTTGACCCGTGTGGTCCAATCAGTAAGATACTGCTGGAATTCGACAATGAGGTCATTCATTATTCCATGCGGACCAAAGGATTCCTGTGGGTAGAGTTTCCCGCGCAGCATGCCCCGCAACTCCAAATCCGATCCTTCAGAATTCAGTTTTGAGGGACCGTCACGGAACGTAGAAGGCTTGAAGAATTGTTCCATACGAATCGTCCTAATCCCCCCTGAGTCGTTTTTTCTTGCGCGTAACGCCGCAATGGCCATGACCCGATAAAAAAAAGCCCAAGGTCAGGTTCGTTGACCTTGGGCTCGGGGATCGCATCCCTTGGGCCTCTAAGAAAAGAGCCAGCTGATTTAATTAAATTTTATCAATTATAATGAAAACCATAATCATTTTCAAGTATGCGGAAATCTACCTATCTTCTCTTCCCTTGTCCATGATATTCTTAATTTTTCTCGCCCTCCACGTTTGGGCGGCCATTCACTTTGGATTGCGGTGGTTTTCATGAAAACTGGGTGGTGATTTATGGGTAAGCTGGGAATTGTTGCTATCACGCTACTCACGATCGTAGGGGGATTAGGCCTTGTCTATACCAGCGTCGGAACCCCGATGGCTGCCAACACCTGGCAGCAATTGGTCAATCCAGGGGAACTCTCCGTTGTCCATGCTTCTCTGGAACAGAATTGCGCAGCCTGCCATACCGCGGTCATGGGAGTGGATGCGACGAAGTGCATCCTTTGCCATGCCAATGAGGAATCGCTCCTGCAGCGTCAGCCGACGGCCTTTCATGCCGACGTCAGAGAATGTCGATCCTGCCACCACGAACATCGAGGGCACGTTCGAAAGCCCTCGAATATGGATCACCGGGCTCTGGCCAAGATTGGCTTACTCAACCTCCCGAGTGATGAAAATTCATTCGGCGAAGCAGAAATGGTGCGCTGGAACCTGACGAATTGGCTTGAGCATTCAGAAGTGCTATTGCCTTCACCGCTTGCCAATCATCACGTCGCACCAGAAGAAGCCATTTTGAACTGTGCCACTTGTCACAAAAACGATGACCGGCATTTTGAACTCTTTGGCCAGGATTGTGCGGCCTGCCATGCCACCCAGGCCTGGACCCTTCCCGAATTCCAGCATCCCCCCGGTAACTCAATGGATTGCGTCCATTGTCATCAAGCGCCACCCAGCCATTATATGAAGCATTTCACCATGATTTCGCAAAGAGTGGCTGGCCAGCCACAGGCCAGAGTGGATCAGTGCTTTTTATGCCATCAGACCACCTCATGGCCGGATATTAAAAGAGCCGGGATGTATAAACATCATTAATCTTGGCAATATTGTATCTCCGTCCGGCCTCATTCCATGAATCGTCTCATACGAGCGACTCTACTGAAAAGGATGTTTAATGGAGGGTATTGTTAATTTAAGTGATCTTTTTATTAAAAAACCCAGCGCCTGACCTAAAAGCGTGGGGCATCCTGTTCGAGAATAAAGAAGGGGAGAAATCTTACGCTAATTTTTTCTTGTTTTTTTTGCTCCTCTAGCCTATGTTTAACCTATGTCTCGGGTATTTTTTATTGGCGTGCTCATTATTTCTCTGTTCTGCATGGGCCAGGTGATGGGAAGTCATGGCAGTTCAACGGGCCATTTCCACCATCACAGCTCGATTTTTTGTGCCACTTGCATGGGACCGGTAGATGTACGTTTTACTCCTTTCTTTTTAACTCTGGTTGGCGCCATGACGATGGCCATTCCAAAGTCACTTCCTTATTTATCAGTGCGAGAATATTTCCGCCCTCCTCGCTTTCAATAGCTCTCCGTTCACCATTCTTAAAAAATTGTGATTGAACATCCTGTCATTCTGACCAGCGTGTCTGGGTAAATTCCAGGTGATTTGGACATCCTGTTATTACAATTTTTTGTCTCCTCAAGGGAGAGACATGATAATGCGAGGCAGAACGCTTCGGCTATTTTTCACAAACAATTGCAGATGCCTTCTTGACGAGGAACGTGGATTCTTATGTGTTGATGCTCGCCTCCTGAAGTGGGCCCTGTTTCTCGTGGGTCTGCTTACGCTCCTGGGCCTCGTTGGGCATATTGGGCCTGAGCGGATTCTGGAGACGGCGGCAGCTCTGGGCCCCATCGCCCTTCTCATCATCTTCTTGCCCTCAGTCCTTATGTATGGACTGGATACGTTGGGATGGCGATTCACACTGAGCCGATACCTCTCTTTCCTGCCGTTCTGGCGGCTTTGTGCCGTCCGAATGGCCGGTGAAATGGTGAATATGACGACCCCCACTGCATCTGTGGGAGGGGAGCCGTTGAAAGCCTACCTGCTCAAGCGGAGCGGCGTACCGATGGAGGATGGACTTGCCTCTGTCGTCGTTGCCAAGACCACGATGACGCTTGCCCAAATCGCGTTTATTCTCCTAGGGATCACCCTGGGGATTTGGATCCTTCCGTCGTCAGGAGGGGCATGGTCATTTACCCTTCCGGTACTTGGGGCTTTAGTCAGTGTCGGCCTCTTGCTGTTTGGAATAACCGTCTTTGTCGTAATTCAACGTCATGGTTTGTTTACGAGTCTGTTGGGCCTCCTGAGAAGGTGGCGGATTCAGTTCAAGTATTTAGAAGTCCGGGAAAAAAAGCTTCTGGCTTTGGATCGATCGATCCAAGCTTTTTATATCCGTGACCGGCGTGCCTTCTTCCAGTCCACCGGTACCTTTTTCCTAGGCTGGTTGACGGAGGCCCTAGAGGTCTACGCGATTCTCTTTTTCCTGGGAGTGCCAATAGACCTTCCGACAGCCTTGGCCATTGATGCTTTGTCCACTTTTATGAAAGGTGGGACCTCTTTCATCCCCGGAAGTATTGGTGCCCAAGAAGGCGGCAATATTCTGCTGCTGGTGACCTTCGGCTTTAGCGAACTGATCGGGATCCTATTCGCGCTAGTGCGGCGCTTTCGCGAGTTGGTTTGGATTTGTGTCGGTCTGATTTGTTTGGCAGCGATGGGAGGACAGAGCCGGGAAATGCCGGAGGCAAGTGCCAAGGGCAACTAATGCGGGACCCTAATATTTGGTTGACCTATTTATAGTGACAGAACGCTAGATTCAGAGGAACTAGCTCTTCATGCCCGGGACCAGAATTCCCGACGTTTTAGTGGAGGACATACTAATGGGAAAACGTATGACTATACCTTGGACTGGCAACCCTATCCAGGACAAGGAAGAGAAAACCGCGAAGCCAGAGCGAACGATCATGCAAATCATTGCCGCCGAGGGCTGGCAGGCCGTGTATGCGATTAAACCTGAGACCAACCGCCATAACCCTGTCTTCGTCTCTCCCTTGGCGTGCTGGGCCTTAGTCCAGGAAGAAACACGTCGATATGTCGTGGGGTTGGATTGCACTTTATCCTACTGTAACCAAGGTGACAATTTCTTAGGCTACTTGGCTCCTGGAGAAAACCCCAAAAAATGGGAGGATACAGCAATCAGAAATCTTCATGTATACCCACAAATAGAGTAACGCCTAGAAGACACCCGCCATCTATATTTTTTTGGGTATTGAGGTAGAAGAGTATAGTTGCGATTTAAGAACGAAAGATTTAATGGAATGTCATAAAATTAAGATAAGGTATCTAAACATCCAGAAAAGGAGTTGAGAGATGAAAAGAAGTGGCTTGGAATGGAAAAATTTTCTGTTGCTGATCTTGGCATTGACGTTTGTTGGGTGTGCGACGAATAGCCACCATCATGAGGAACAGACTCTTCGCCCACCGGCAAACGCTGAGCCTGTTGCAGCGCAAGCCCTTCTTGAAGGGAACAAACTCTTTGCCGAACATCAATGGACCGCCGCAAAGAGAAAATTTATGGCCGCCATTCAAGCCGAACCGACTTTGGCAGAGGCCCATTACAACCTTGCGCTGACCCTAGAAGAACAAGGTCGTCTTTCAGAATCCCGCGTTCATTATAAGAAGGCCGCGGATTTGGCCCCTGGGAATAAGGTGATTTGGAATGCTCCCCCTTTCCGTCAATATGGAACGGTTGAACCAGAGACTCAAGAAGCTCCTGCTGGCCCCAGTGGGCATTCCCATTAAGAAAGTCTGGCTGCAATGCTATTGGGGTCACAATGAATTCAAAGTCTTTTTACTTCCGGGAAAGCGCAAAGAAACATATGTGGAAATTTGGGGCAACCAGTATTTTTTTATGGGGAAATTAAACCACAGGTCTGAATGCTAATTACGTGGATCATTATCTTTAATTTCCTGATTTTTTTGCTCTTTTAGTTATGGCATTTTTTTTGCTTAGGGTATGTGTAAATGGGATTAGTTTTCTGGGGAAAGCCAAGACCTTTTACTAACGTGTAAAATTCCAATGAATCCTCAAACGGGGAAGATGAAATTAGCGCTTACGTCTTTTGTACTCTTGGTCTTTTTGGCATGCGGGGTCACGGGCGTATTCTGCCCTATGGCCTCTTCGGCCACTGAAACACACCACTCTCAACCAGCATCTCACCATTCCACTAATGGAGATTGCCCAGATCAGCTCAAAATTTCTGAAGAGGCCTCCAAGCAATTAACCTTTCCCTTACTTCAGGTTATAGCACAGGACAAACTTGGAGATTTGTCTGACTCTTTCGAACCTCGTATCTCTAAGATTTTTTTCAAAGAAAGCATGGTCACCCCCTCTTCCTATCCTCCCCCGTTTCTTCTCTTCTCCGTCCTTCTAAACTAAATCCCAGCACCACCTACGAGTCAAAAAGTCCAGAAACAATTTTTGTTTCTGCGCTCTTATCTCTCGTATGAAAAATTTGAAAACACGTCAGAAGAACAATCTTCTGCTGGACTCCTCGGGCAACACCATTATCAAGGATTTAACGACAGGCAAGCGGTCACACGAAAGATGGCTCTCAGAATGAATAGCCAAAAAGGAACACCAAAAGGCGTATCCCATTTGGGGGAACACAAATTGGACCAGATTTTACAAATTGCTCTTATTCAGAATCGTAAAAAATTCCTTCAATTTCTCAACCAACGGGTCGGAAGTAAGGAATTGGCCGAGGACATACTCCAACAATTCTGCTTAAGAGCCCTCAATAAGGAAAGCGCTCTCAAAAAACCTGGCAGCGTGGTGGTTTGGTTGTATCGAGTGCTAAACAGCACGCTGATAGACTTTTATCGTCGTGAAGCAAAGAGACATCAAGGTGAGGCCGAATATGCTCGCTCTCACAATGATCATGTACAAGAATGTGATGTAAATCCTGAAACCGTTTGTATGTGCTTCTATGAGCTCATCCCAACCCTTAAAGGTGAGTATTCCGAAATCTTGCAACGAATCGATCTCAATGGAGAATCACATGCAACCGTGGCCAGGGATCTAGGAGTCACCGTCAACCTTGTGCGAGTACGTTTGCACCGGGCTCGACAGGCCCTGAAACAAGTTCTGCTGATGTCTTGCTGTAAATCCTGCCATGAGGAAGGTTTCATGAATTGTGAATGTACGCACGGAGGGAAAGAGCACTCAACCTGTATTCATTAAATCAACTGTAATGTGGAGAGGTCTTTACCGTCTTAAGAATGATCGGTTTTATCAAAAATCGGGTTAAAAGATTTCTGTGTGGCTATAGGGATTCAAAGTAGATGGAGATCATGGCTCAAAAAATCGCAGCAGAGTGGTCGGTTGGGCATTGGCCTTAGAGACTTGAAGGAAAATAAGGCCTTTTTCATCCCTAACATAAACATGGATTTTACCTTGAAACAGGGAGGGACATCATGAATACCCCAAATAAACCTTGGTCAATTGTTCTAGCCGGCGGTGAAGGAGAGCGTGTGAGGCCATTGGTGCAATCCTGGCTGGGGCGGCACAGGCCCAAACAATATTGTACCTTTGTGGGAACCCGGTCCATGTTTCAGCATACGCTCCATCGGGCAGCCAAACTCACGACTCCCGATCGTATGGTCACCGTAGTGGCTCATGGACATGGGAACGAACCTTGGACCCAGTTTGATGGCATTCAAGGAGGCCAAATTCTGCGTCAACCGCTGAATCAGAACACTGCGGCTGGAATATTCCTTCCTCTCGCCTACATCCGCGCGAGAGATCCGAAAGCGACGGTGGTCCTTTTTCCATCCGACCACTTTGTATACCCGGAAGACCGATTTTTAAAAGTGGTTCAGTTTGCCGTGCAGGCTGCAGAGCATCCACCCTGGCGTTTGGTCCTGCTAGGCGTTCAACCGGATCACCCGGAGCTGGAATATGGCTGGATTCAACCAGGGGCCACGCTCAATCATTCTCCTTTTGGTCAAGTACGGGCCGTACAGGCATTCCTGGAAAAACCGGATTTCGCGCAAGCCAGCCAAGCGATGGCATCGGGAGCCTTGTGGAACACCCTCATCCTGGCTGCAAAGTTGCAAAAGTTGTGGGAACTTGGCTGGTACTGTTTTCCTGAGATGATGCCTCTCTTTGAGCGGCTGTGCGAGGCCATTGGAAGCCCAACAGAAGGCGAGGTGTTGGATCGGATATATAAAGTCATGCCAGCCAGAAACTTTTCCTCAGGGTTGCTTCAACAAGTCCCTGAACACATAGCCATGATCCAAATGGCCGGCGTCTTGTGGAGCGACTGGGGCAAACCGGAACGGATTGTCGAGACCCTGCGGAAGATTGGAAAGGAGCCTGCGTTTCCTTTGGGACTCCTCTCAGGTCTGCCACCCGTACACGCAAGGAGTTTAAAAGTCGCCCCAATAGGGGTTTCCGTTAAGAAGCACGTCTCAGTTTAGGAAAACAGCAAACCTACAGTAAGGAGAATCATTATGGCGAAGCAGCAACTCTTAAAAAAGAACCGTGGCAATGATGAAGTGCCAGATCCAACCCAGGGCAGTCAGGACGTACCAGGAGTCGATGATCTTCAAGTCTGCATCGCCCATCGGGCCTATGAGCTTTATGAGCAAGAAGGATGTTGTCACGGACATGACCTTGATCATTGGCTGAAAGCAGAGCAAGATGTTTTGAGCAGTAACCTATAATGTAGGCAACCTGTTTCGTTTGAAGGCATGGGAAGTAAATGACGAAGAATTTTACTGGTGAAGAAGGATGAAGTGACCTCTCTTTGTGAAAAAGTAAGACATTTTTAAGAAAGGAATACTCATGAACTCTTCCGAAGGCGAAGGCCGCCGAACATTTTTGGGATGGGTGAGTGGAGGTATTGCTGCGGCAATTGGCCTGGTGGTTGGAATGCCCCTCGTGGGTTACACGATTTTGCCAGCCCTGAAGCGACGAGAAGCGGAATGGAATGATGTGGGCACAGTGCAATCCCTCCAACCCGGGATTCCCAAGGAAATGGATTGCATTCATTCCATTGCCGACGGATGGCAGAAAACCGCCACCAAAAAGTCGCTTTGGGCTGTCAAGGACGATGCTGGAGCGGTGACGGTCTACTCGCCTCTCTGCACTCACCTCGGCTGTGGCTATCGGTGGGAGGCGGATCAGCAGAAGTTCCATTGCCCTTGCCATCATAGTTTTTTTGCCTTGGATGGGAAGGTCCTATCAGGGCCAGCGCCTCGCCCCCTGGACATACTCCCGGCAAAAATTGAAAAGGGCCGGCTGTTGGTGCTCTACAAAGAATTTAAGGCGGGGACGGCGGCGAAGATTGAATTGTAATAGTCATCTTGAGGCAAGGAGGGCTGTGTGGGACGGCGAATTTTTCGATGGCTAGATGAGCGGTTAAACCTAGGACCGGTAAAGATCGCGCTCTTGAACGAACCGATTCCCGGGGGGGCGAGCTGGATCTACGTCTTCGGCAGCATCACGCTGTTTTTCTTTCTGCTCCAAATGGTCACTGGCATGTTTCTCGCCATCTATTACTCGCCCTCGACCGAACATGCGTATATGAGTGTTCGCTACATCATGGACGAAGTTGCATTCGGCTCATTCATCCGCGGGCTTCACCACTGGGGAGCGAGCGCCATGATGGTGGTCATTGGGCTACACATGTTGCAGGTGTTCTTGTACGGCGCTTACAAACGGCCACGTGAGTTGATGTGGATTGTCGGGGTGGTGCTGTTGATCCTGACGTTGGCGTTTGGATTCAGCGGCTACCTCCTGCCGTGGGATCAGCGGGCCTATTGGGCCACCCAGGTTGGAATCAATATCGTGGGAACAATCCCGTTGGTTGGCGATTCACTCGTTCGAATCATCCGTGGAGGCCAAAATCTTGGCGCCATGACTCTGAATCGGTTCTATGCCCTGCACACACTCTTTCTTCCCTGGCTGGTGATGGCTTTGGTTGCCCTTCATCTTTTTGTTTTGCGTAGAGTTGGACCGGCAGGACCCTGGGATGAAGTTCGTGCAGCTCGACTCCAGGAACCTTTCTGGCCGAAACAAGTGGCCATGGATGCCGTGGCGATTGGCCTGGCATTTCTCATCGTGGTGGCCTTTGCCATCGGAAGCCCTGCGCCGCTCGCCGATCCGGCTAATCCCTCGGATACCAGTTTCATGCCATTACCTGAATGGTACTTTCTCTTTTATTACCAGCTTCTCAAATACTTGGAAGGTCCCTGGGAGATCGTGGGAACTCTTGTCCTTCCGATTCTGTTTTTTGCGGCTCTCTTCCTGCTCCCTTGGCTGGACCGCCGAAGAGAACGGCGGCCTTTTTCGCGATCAGTGGTGATGAGCGCAGGTGCCGGCTTTCTCGTGTTGGTTTTTACGCTCCTGACCATCTCGATCTGGGAAGTGGCGTCTCTTCCCAAAATTGATCCCTCGGTCCATCGGGGGAAAGTCTTGTACCAAGAACTTGACTGTGCAGGTTGCCATCGCATCCATGGGGAAGGCGAGGCCTTTGCCCCGGACCTGTCCTATGTTGGGGATTATCGAGACAGGGATTGGTTGATCCGGCATTTCAAGGATCCACAGGCGGTAGTTCCGGACTCGGACATGCCGGAATACGGGCTGAATGAGCAGGAGCTGAATGACCTCACCAACTATATGTTGGTATTGAAACGGTAAGGATACAGCATGGCTCGCTCACGAGGGATGAGCGATGAGAATGAAATTAGCTTTTCACAAAGGAGGCGTGATGAGTAAGGCCGGCAAGATTATGAAAGGTATTCTCACCCTATCGGGTCTGGTTATGACCATGATCCTCTTCAGTTCGGGTGAGGCGCTCCCAATCTTTGGTTTCTCCGAGGATGAGAAAAAGCTTAAAGAGCACTCTGTTCAGATTCCCCCTGAATATCAAGGCAAACAAATGCCGAACGGATGGTTGACGGATCCGAAGGTGCTTGCTGTAGGAAAGGCCATTTATGAAGGCACCGGGAATTCCGACGTCAACTGCGCGGGATGTCACGGCATTGACGGCAAACCCACTAGGAAAGGAAAAGGAGCGCCCGATCTTTCCGATCCTCAAGAAGCTCAAAAAAGTAATGCCCAGTGGTTTTGGGAAATTTCTGAGGGAAAGCGTCGGACCAAAATGCAAGGCCATGCGAAGCACCTCACCGAGGAGGAGCGTTGGCAGGTGATTGCCTACATGCGGACCTTTGCTCAATCAGCAAAGTAAGTAAAGTCGGGTCTGTTTGTGGCGGAAGGCCGGTCCGCCCTCAACCATCAATGTTTACAGTGCTATCAAAACCATTTTTCATTCAAGGAGGATACCATGAGAAAATTTCTGGTCACCATGCTGGCACTAGCGACGATCTGTGTCAGCCTGGCAATTCTGGTTCCACCTAATCCGGCTTCAGCGGTTCCATCTTTTTCCCGGCTGCATGGCTTGCCATGTAATGAATGTCATTCCGCATTCCCCCGTCTCAATCCGTTTGGGATGGACTATAAGCAGCGCGGGTATCGACTTCCCGGAGAAGAGGGGCTCTTCATTTGGGATCAGAAAACGCTTCCGATTTCAGCATTAGCCGTAGGCCGACTTCGCATCAGCCATCAGGACAATCCCGTAACCGGCGCGCGAACGCGCACCCGGAGCCGGTTCGAACTCGAAGAAGTGGAGTTGATGGTTGCCGGTACTGCTGCGCCAAAAGTGGGATATTTATTGGAGTTTGCACAAGAAGTGGCTGATGGTGAGGAATTTGGCACGGAGCAAGCCTGGGTTCAATTCAGCGACCTGCTACCCGCAAGTCTCCTTAATCTACGAGCGGGAATGATGCTCAACGAATTTTATTTCATCTCCCAAAAACGGCGGTTAACATTCCAGCGATACCTTTCTCCGATTACGTTCAACGTCACTGGGGTGGAACTCAATGGAACGTGGAGACGCTTGCGATTCGCCGGGGGAGTTGTCAACGATGAGCGATCATCCAGCACGAGTACACCTCCCAATACTCCGGCAGTCAATTTGGAAACTAGATTGCAGGGCTATTACGTGTGGGGAACCTATACCATCGCGGATCAGACTCTCGGCATCCGCTATATCAATACCAAATCCAATTCCGACAATCCTTCGCCGGTCATCGATGGCCGAAATCGTCAGCAACTGGATGCCACAGTGAATCTGTGGTTTGCCCCGGTCGAAGTGATTCTCGGGTATTTTCATAATTTTGATATAGGCGGGGTCAACAGGCAACAACGGCGAAGTTTTTTGGCGGAAGGAATCGTGGAAGTTATACCGGAAAAACTCTTCCTCGACACACGGTTTGAATTACAAGACACGGCTTTTGTGACCGGGAGTCCGAATAATCCAACGACCGCGAATGGGACGCAGGTGACAGCGAATCTCACATACTATTTACTTCCGAACATACGGTTGATCGCCGAATTCGACAAAGTCAGCGGAGAAGGATTGGGGGTCTTTGCGTTTGCCGGTCCCAACTCGAGTGCCACTAACAGTGAAGAAAGATATATGGTTGGT
This window encodes:
- a CDS encoding cytochrome c encodes the protein MKLAFHKGGVMSKAGKIMKGILTLSGLVMTMILFSSGEALPIFGFSEDEKKLKEHSVQIPPEYQGKQMPNGWLTDPKVLAVGKAIYEGTGNSDVNCAGCHGIDGKPTRKGKGAPDLSDPQEAQKSNAQWFWEISEGKRRTKMQGHAKHLTEEERWQVIAYMRTFAQSAK
- a CDS encoding cytochrome b N-terminal domain-containing protein, translated to MGRRIFRWLDERLNLGPVKIALLNEPIPGGASWIYVFGSITLFFFLLQMVTGMFLAIYYSPSTEHAYMSVRYIMDEVAFGSFIRGLHHWGASAMMVVIGLHMLQVFLYGAYKRPRELMWIVGVVLLILTLAFGFSGYLLPWDQRAYWATQVGINIVGTIPLVGDSLVRIIRGGQNLGAMTLNRFYALHTLFLPWLVMALVALHLFVLRRVGPAGPWDEVRAARLQEPFWPKQVAMDAVAIGLAFLIVVAFAIGSPAPLADPANPSDTSFMPLPEWYFLFYYQLLKYLEGPWEIVGTLVLPILFFAALFLLPWLDRRRERRPFSRSVVMSAGAGFLVLVFTLLTISIWEVASLPKIDPSVHRGKVLYQELDCAGCHRIHGEGEAFAPDLSYVGDYRDRDWLIRHFKDPQAVVPDSDMPEYGLNEQELNDLTNYMLVLKR